A region of Paraburkholderia largidicola DNA encodes the following proteins:
- a CDS encoding ABC transporter ATP-binding protein — protein sequence MKHDGPLLELDHLRVTFGDTVAVDDVSLTIGRGERVALVGESGSGKSVTALSILRLLNDAQTRGVVRFDGEDLLAKSEREMRGMRGSAIAMIFQEPMTALNPLYTIGDQIAETIVLHDGVSANEARKRAVALLDRTGITEPGKRVNSYPHQLSGGQRQRAMIAMALACRPRLLLADEPTTALDVTIRAQIVELLLELQREEAEKRGMAVLLITHDLNLVRHFAQRVAVMEKGVLVESGPVDTLFASPQHPYTQRLLQSRPERAVVPVLPIAPVLLDARDVSVDFRTKLPGMAGWFQSGRFRAVDDATVSVRQGETLGIVGESGSGKSTLAMALLGLQRTSHGAIEFQGRALGSYRGREQTTLRSNMQVVFQDPFSSLSPRQTIERIVGEGLALHRPQLNADARRDKVINVLREVGIDRTALYRYPHEFSGGQRQRIAIARALVLEPRILILDEPTSALDVSIQQQVLKLLAGLQRKYNLGFVFISHDLAVIGAMAHRVAVMQNGAIVETGEVEQIFAQPTHPYTRKLLKAALTT from the coding sequence ATGAAACACGACGGGCCGCTGCTCGAACTCGATCATCTGCGCGTGACCTTCGGCGACACGGTGGCTGTCGACGATGTGTCGCTCACGATCGGCCGCGGCGAGCGCGTCGCGCTGGTCGGCGAGTCGGGCTCCGGTAAGAGCGTGACGGCGCTGTCGATCCTGCGTCTGTTGAACGACGCGCAGACGCGCGGCGTGGTGCGCTTCGACGGCGAAGATCTGCTGGCGAAGAGCGAACGTGAAATGCGCGGGATGCGTGGCTCCGCTATCGCGATGATCTTTCAGGAGCCGATGACGGCGCTCAATCCGCTGTACACCATCGGCGATCAGATCGCGGAGACCATCGTGCTGCACGATGGCGTGAGCGCCAACGAAGCGCGCAAGCGCGCCGTCGCGCTGCTCGACCGCACGGGCATCACGGAGCCGGGCAAGCGGGTGAACAGCTACCCGCACCAGTTGTCGGGCGGCCAGCGGCAGCGCGCGATGATCGCGATGGCGCTCGCGTGCCGTCCGCGGCTGCTGCTCGCGGACGAACCGACGACGGCACTCGACGTGACGATCCGCGCGCAGATCGTCGAGCTGCTGCTCGAACTGCAACGCGAGGAAGCCGAAAAGCGCGGCATGGCCGTGTTGCTGATCACGCACGATCTGAACCTCGTGCGCCACTTCGCGCAACGCGTCGCGGTGATGGAGAAGGGTGTGCTGGTCGAAAGCGGGCCGGTCGATACGCTGTTCGCGTCGCCGCAGCATCCATACACGCAGCGCCTGCTCCAAAGCCGCCCGGAGCGCGCCGTCGTGCCCGTGCTGCCGATCGCGCCCGTGCTGCTCGACGCACGCGACGTCAGCGTCGATTTCCGGACGAAGCTGCCTGGCATGGCCGGCTGGTTTCAGTCGGGCCGTTTTCGCGCGGTCGACGACGCGACGGTGTCGGTGCGGCAGGGCGAAACGCTCGGCATTGTCGGCGAGTCGGGGTCGGGCAAATCGACACTCGCGATGGCGCTGCTCGGCCTGCAACGAACCTCGCACGGCGCGATCGAGTTTCAGGGCAGGGCGCTGGGGAGTTATCGGGGGCGCGAGCAGACCACGCTTCGGTCGAATATGCAGGTCGTCTTTCAGGATCCTTTTAGTTCACTTTCACCACGGCAGACGATCGAGCGGATCGTCGGCGAAGGGCTGGCGCTGCACCGGCCGCAACTGAATGCCGATGCGCGGCGCGACAAGGTGATCAACGTGCTGCGCGAGGTGGGGATCGACCGGACGGCGCTGTATCGCTATCCGCACGAATTCTCCGGCGGACAGCGGCAGCGCATTGCGATTGCGCGCGCATTGGTACTGGAGCCGCGCATCCTGATTCTCGACGAACCGACCAGCGCGCTGGACGTCTCGATCCAGCAACAGGTGTTGAAGCTGCTCGCGGGTCTGCAACGCAAGTACAACCTGGGTTTCGTGTTCATCAGCCACG